AAAACTGGATTACAATTGATGGTGTTTTGTAATGTTACCTTAAATCTTCATCAAACCGATTATCTAAAAAAATTCGAAAAAGATATTCAACAATTCCCCGAAGTTGTAGAATGTTATCATGTAGCGGGTATGTTTGATTACTTAATTAAAATCTATGCAGAAGACATGGAACGTTACCAGGATTTTTTATCTAATAAACTAGCTTCTCTAGAAAATATTTCTAAAGTACAAAGTTCTTTTGTGATGACCGAAGTAAAAGATTTCTCGTATTTGCCAATTCCATAAAAAATATATTTAGGCTTAACAAAAGATTTAGAATACATACTGTATTTTTGATATTCAACTAAAGAAAATTGCACAGATTATGGATGTTAAAAATGCTAAAGTTTTAATTACTGGTGGTAATTCTGGGATAGGAAAAGCTACTGCTAAGCTTTTAAAAGAAAAAGGGGCTCAAGTAGTCATTTCTGGAAGAAACGAAACTACATTACAGGAAACTGCAAAAACATTAAACATTGAGTATATAAAGGCAGATGTAACCGAAGAAAATCAAGTTCGGAATATGGTGCAGGAAGCCAAAAATAAGATGAATGGACTTAATGTATTGGTTAATAATGCTGGTTATGGATATATTTCAAAACTTGTTGATATCGAAGCTGATAAATTTATCGATCAGTTTAAAACTAATATCCTAGGTGCTACACTATGTGCCAAAGAGTCGGCAAAGCATTTTGTATCACAAGAATATGGCAATATTATTAATATAGGATCTACTTCTTCACTAAAAGGCTCACCAACGGCTTCGCCATATGTTGCTACCAAATTTGCTTTACGAGGTATGACCGAAAGTTGGAGAAACGAATTACGTCCTCATAATATTAGGGTTATGCAGGTAAACCCTAGCGAGGTAATGACTGGTTTTGCAGATAATAGAGTTGATCATAATTCTAAAACAAAACAATACACCGAAGCAGAACAGCAAACCAAACTTAGAGGAGAAGAAATTGCCCATACTATTAGTAGTCTTTTAGAAATGGACGATCGAGGGTTTATTACCGAGGCCACAGTTTTTGCTACAAATCCCAAGGTATAAGTTACCTCATTATTTTCACCAGAAGTTCTTTAAGAATATCACCTTGTGGAAGATTTGTTGCTCCTACTCCTTTACTTTTTACATCGGCGTCTCTTAGGTAGGCAATAATCCCGCTTACTTTTTTCATAGGGTAATTACGAGCTGCTTCTGAGTAATCTTTTACAAAGTATGGATTAATTTTTAAAGCACTGGCAACATTACGCTGGGACTTATCAGTTAAGCCATGATATTGTAATACCTGAGAAAAAAAACTATACAGTAAAGAAATGGTAACCACCAATGGGTTGTCCTTGGGGTTTTGCGCAAAATAATTTATGATAAGATGTGCTTTAACCCCATTTCTGGTTCCTATTGCCTTTCGAAGTTCAAAATTATTAAACTCCTTGCTAATCCCAATATTCTCTTCAATTTGATCAGCGGTAATCTGAGTTCCTGAAGGAATAATTAATTTTAGCTTTTCTAACTCATTATTTATTTTACTAAGATCTGTACCTAAAAACTCTACCAGCATTTGAGACGCTTTGGGGTCAATAGTATATTTGGCTCCACCAAGAACCCTTCTTATCCAATCAGAAACCTGGTTTTCGTACAGTTTTTTACTTTCAAAAATAACTCCATTCTTCGCAACTACTTTATAGAGTTTTTTTCTCTTATCTATCTTTTTATATTTATAACACATTACCAAAACAGTAGAAGGCTGTGGATTTTCTACATAATCTGCCAGTTTTTCGATCGTTCTGGATAATTCCTGGGCTTCTTTAACAATCACTACCTGTCTTTCTGCCATCATCGGAAAACGTTTTGCGTTAGCCACGATATCTTCTATACTTATATCACGACCATACAATACCATTTGATTAAATCCTTTTTCTTCTTCGGCAAGTACATTCTTATCAATAAATTGAGAAATCCTATCTATATAATATGGTTCTTCTCCCATAAGGAAATAGACAGGTTTAATATTTCCGTTTTTTATATCACTTACGATTTGTTTTACTTCATCCATTCAGAAAAAATCATCAAATTTGTGTTATGCAAAAGCTTAACTTTCCAGAGTATCAGTTCAGGTTCAAAAATAGCGAAAATAAAGTTTCTATTTTTGACAGAATTCGTAAAAAATTTATCATTCTTACTCCAGAAGAATGGGTACGGCAACATACTATTCACTTTCTTATTGAAGAAAAGAAATATCCCGAAAGCTTAATTAATGTAGAAAAACTAATACAACTCAATGGACTTAACAAACGTTATGACATTATTATATTTAACTCAGACGGTAGTATTTTTCTTATAGTAGAGTGTAAATCTGCACGTATAAAAATTACGCAAGAAGTATTTGATCAAATTGCAAGATACAACCTTGCTTTAGACTCAGAGTATTTAATGATCACCAACGGTTTAGAGCATTATTATTGTCAAATGAATTATACCGATCAACAGTATACTTTTCTAAAAGATATACCAGATTACAAATAGTTGTTGCCTTCATTACTTATGGTAATACAGTTACTTAACTCAAGAATTTAATATTTCACATACATAACCAAATATGATATCAATTTAAATAGGGTATACTTTATTCTTTTTTATTTGAATTTATCGTAATTATTCCTTTTACTTTGTAGACGTGAATATCGCAGTAGTCATATTAAATTGGAATGGAAGATCGTTATTAGAACAATTTTTACCTTCGGTGATCAAAAATTCTAAGGAAGCTACTATTTATCTTGCTGATAATGCTTCTACAGACGATTCTATTGCTTTTGTGACAACTACTTTTCCTGAAGTTAAAATTATTCAAAACAAAGTCAATGGAGGCTATGCTAAAGGATATAATGATGCTTTATCAAAAGTTGATGCAGATATTTTTTGCCTTCTAAATAGCGATGTTGAAGTGACTAAAGATTGGTTAGTTCCTATTCTTAAAACGTTTAAATCCCGTACAGAAGTTGCGGCTATACAACCCAAAATCCTTGATTATAAAAAGAAAACTCATTTTGAATATGCGGGAGCTGCAGGAGGATATATCGATAAGCTGGGATACCCATATTGTCGAGGAAGAATATTTGATACTCTAGAGGAAGATAAAGGACAATATGATGATACTACTACTATATTTTGGGCGAGTGGAGCATGCGTATTTATAAGAAAACAGGTATTTGAAGAGGTTGGAAAACTAGATGAAGATTTTTTTGCTCACCAAGAGGAAATCGATCTTTGCTGGCGTATACACAGTAACGGCTATACAATACTTTATCAAGGTTTGTCGACAATTTATCATTTAGGAGGAGCAACTTTGGATGCGATGAATCCAAGAAAAACATTTCTAAATTTTAGAAACAGTTTATATCTCCTAATCAAAAATGTACCAGGAAGTAAAGTTTGGTTTTTGATTTTTATACGAATGATTCTAGATGGGCTTGCTGCAATTAGATTTATTACACAAGGAAAATTTTCTCATTTTGCAGCTATTTTCAAGGCACATATTAGTTTCTATGCTAATTTTAACACTTTTAATAAAAAACGTAAAAAACTTTCAAAAACGGGGAAATATTATTCTCTTTTTTCCGTTGTATGGCAGTATTTTATTTTGAAACGTAAACATTTTGATCAATTATAAGGAGATATAATAAATTATTGTTAATGACCTAGCATTACGTCACATTTTTAATAATTTTGAGTTATATAACCAGAACAAGACTAAAAACAAATTTTCTAATGAAAAAAGCAATGATTATTGGGGCCTCTCTAGCAATTCTACTATCTTCCTGTGTTTCGCAGAAGAAGTTTTCAGAATTAGAAGCCAAACACAAAGAAACTGAAGATTTATTAAACTCCGCAACGGTTAAACTAAATAGCTGCCTTGAAGAAAAAGCAAGTTCGACTTCGCAACTTAAAGTTCTTCAAGATCAAGTATCTAATCTTAAAAATCAGAACTCTGCTCTATTAAATAATGTAGGTAATTTAGCCACTCTTTCTACTAAGGAAGCAGAGAATCTAGAAAAATCTCTAGAAAGTATTAAAGAAAAAGATTTGCAAATAAGAACAATGCAGGATGCTATTACCAAAAAGGATTCTGTAACCTTGGCACTTGTAACCAGTCTTAAAGGAGCCTTAGGAAATCTTGCAGATGAAGATATTGAAATTAATGTAGAAAAAGGAGTTGTTTATGTTTCTATTTCTGATAAGTTACTTTTTAAGAGTGGTAGCTATAATGTTTCTGCAAGAGCTCGTGAAGTATTAGGTAAAGTTGCAAAAGTTGTTAATGATAAACCAGATATCGAATTCTTAGTAGAAGGTCATACAGATAATGTACCTATTAAAAACAAAGTGCTTTTGGATAACTGGGATCTAAGTGTAAAACGTGCTACTTCTGTAGTAAGAGTATTACAAAATGATTTTAAAGTAGATCCAAAACGTATGACTGCGGCAGGAAGAAGTTATTATATACCAGTTACTGATAATAATTCTGCAGCAAACAAAGCAAAAAACAGACGTACAAGAATCGTTGTATTACCAAAACTTGATCAATTTTATAATATGATTGAAGATGGTATGAAAAAAGCTTCAGGAAAATAAAAAAATATTTTTCTATATATACCAAAAAGGGAGATCAAAATGATCTCCCTTTTTTATTTTACCAAGCAGTATGCACTTTCATTAATTTAAAATGATTCCTGTGCCATTCTGTCTCGGGAAATTATGAGTTTCGTCTTTACCCCTCTCTTCTCCTTGTTGGAAAAATTTCTTCCAAAAAGAAGATTCTTTCCACCTGGATTCTGCTTTGTACAATTCACTTTTCACCAAATAGTAACTATCAAAAACAGAAAATAATGTTTTAGAATATGTTACAAATCCTCTTCTGTCGCCTGTTAAGATATAGGATTCTATAGCATTTGAAGCTTCTCTAACCGTATAAATTGCATTGGCAATACCATGAGAAGAAAGAGGATCAAAAGATAAAGCCGCATCACCTACCGCCATCCAATTTTCTCCTGATAAATAATTGGCTATAGATGAGTTTGCATCTGATCCTATAATTTTCACTTCAGATTGCTCTACCAGAAAATCTTTTAGCAAAGCTGTTTTAGATAACACCGATTGCCAATCAGAATACTCTCTTAGTTTTAGTTGAACAAGGTTTTCTCTATTCGTAAAAATCGACAACACATTGGTTTTCTCATCTAAACCAGAAACAATCCCCCACCCGTCTTCGAAAGATTCTACAAATACATCGTATGTCAATTTTGGATGTTCTACTTTTGGTAAGTGACAACTAAAAGATATTAGGTTATCATATAATCGAATAGGTATATTTAATTTTTTAAGAATAGCACGATTTCTACCTGTTGCATCAATAATCATTTTTGCAGTAATGGTTTGTTTTTGATGATTATTTTCTACTTCTACACTAACTTCTTCTTTAGAAATTACCATATTCAACATTTTTTCATAGCGCATCACATTCTCATCGCATAATTGTTCGAGATCATCTACTACAGCCTTCTTATTAATTTTTAAACCATTTTTATATGACAATTGAGAGAAAAAATTGTTATTCGATATCCTTGTATTCCCCCACATTGAATGATACCCATATGTTTTCCTGATCGCATTTTTTTCAAATATCTTTAGGAGATCAAGAGCATGTAATAAAGGCATTGAAGAAGGAGGCAATGTCTCTGCCAAAGCAAAGTGTCTCTTCTTACTTTTACGATCCAAAACCAGATGTTCTATTCCTTTTTTCTTCAAAAGAAATGACAACACTAATCCTGCAATACCTTTACCTACAATAATAACATCTGTATTCATTATTTTTTATCAGCTTCTTTTCCGCTATAAGAAACATATACCGTTTTGGGTAATCCTTCTATATCTATATCCAATTTTCTACCAGTGACTATTCCTATTTTATCCCATTGATATACCATATTAATGAGTCCGTTAAGATACCCTCCTTCTGCATGATATCCTACAAAACCTGTATCTGCAGTGTGCAACCAGGCCAAGCGATTTGCATAAATATTACGTTTGGTATCCTCCAAAATATTGGGATCAAGAAGCTTTTGGTAACTTTCCTGAGGAAACACATGTACAGGTAAATTAGCTGCCCACCATGACGGAATAGGATATTGTTTCTCTACAAAAACTGCCTGACAACTACCTGCATCCGACTGCCAGGGAATCCCCATCCATTTGGTAAGATCACCAGGTGTAAGTTTCCACAACCAATTTTTCTCATTTTTGGGATCCATAGATTCACGAATATCCTCAGAATTCATCTGAAATCCAAAATCATTATAAAATATATCGTTTTGTTCTTTACTAGTAGCAGCATTAAGACGAACTTCTCTTAATCCATAAAACCCATATTTAAAAGCTCCTTCGGTTATCCATTGATATATCATACTATTCTCTGCATAAATAAGATTATGCCGCATAGGCCAGGTTAACTCTACTCCTGGATGAAAACCTCCACCATATAACGTTTCTAATACAGCTCTGGTCATCAATAATGGCTTTTTAGATTCATCTTTGAAAGCTTCCAAAAATTGATTTTGATAAAATGCTCCCATCTCATCTATAGTCTGAAAATCAAAATCAGGAGACGTTTCAAATTTACCATCTTTCCAGTTTTCAAGTTGTTCATAAAGCATTGGTGGAATAGCAAACCACTGAGCTGGGCTTCCTGGGTAGTCTATAGCATCTCCTGGATAATAGGGAAGTTTTAATTCATCGGTTCCACTACCTCGATTTACAACATCAGTTTTATCTTTGCTCGGTATTATAGGCTCATTATTATAATGATATGAAGGGTCTCTAAAGAGATCGAATATTTGTTTTCTCACAGCATCTGCTTCTTCTTTTGGTTCTTTTTTATAAAGATATTTAAATTTCCCATCTGCCATAAGTTTATCGATCGTTTCCTTAAATGATGGGGAAAGGAAATCTCCTAGATTAACCCATTGCATCCTATAGAGACGATAAAATATCGGAAATACCAGGCTTAACTCGGGAGCATAGCTCTCATTCGATGCTCCTGCAATTAAATCAAACATCGTAGATATTGGCTGAATCTGAGGTGCATAATCTGGCGGTGCAGTGGCTACCCAGGCAGAAGATAGTACATCATCCAAATGATACGTATCTCCACTTTTCTTAGAAACAATAGATGCTGTAACCCTTCCATCACATATATCATCATACCAGTTAGAGTTATCTGCAAAATCATTATTAAGATCCGATGGGTTTAGAGAGGCCGAAATACCATCTGCCCCATAAAAAATTAATGTTCCTTCGTCATACTCGATAGTACCTAGATCAACAGATTTAGAAGAAGTATTCATACTAGCCGCTAATTTACTAACCCCACCATTATCCGACGGAAACTTCCCTCGAATCACCTCACGTTGATCACTAGCATTAACTTTTGTCTTTCCCGGGTGATTCACCAGTTCTTTACGATAATCGTATCCTCCTTCTACTCTCATAGACTGGTTTAGTACATTAAGATTTCTTCGTTTTGCTCCAATACCAGGTGCCAGTTTGTTTTTTACAAAATTTGGAGATAAGTTTTGGTTTTTAGATAGCACAGAGAGATCCAGACTATTATTAAAATCATACCAAAATGGCTTCTTATTAGCTACTTCTACCGTCCATTCAATATCATAATCACTAGCATCTATTTGCTTAACAGGTACCCCATTGTCATCACATTCATAAACATAAAATCGCTGAGCTTGCTTTTTTAAAGCTCCCTCCTTGG
This region of Aquimarina spinulae genomic DNA includes:
- a CDS encoding Lrp/AsnC family transcriptional regulator yields the protein MDKIDRSILLLLQKDGKITIKEIAERLNLTTTPIFERVKKLEREGYIKSYKAILDRKKTGLQLMVFCNVTLNLHQTDYLKKFEKDIQQFPEVVECYHVAGMFDYLIKIYAEDMERYQDFLSNKLASLENISKVQSSFVMTEVKDFSYLPIP
- a CDS encoding SDR family oxidoreductase gives rise to the protein MDVKNAKVLITGGNSGIGKATAKLLKEKGAQVVISGRNETTLQETAKTLNIEYIKADVTEENQVRNMVQEAKNKMNGLNVLVNNAGYGYISKLVDIEADKFIDQFKTNILGATLCAKESAKHFVSQEYGNIINIGSTSSLKGSPTASPYVATKFALRGMTESWRNELRPHNIRVMQVNPSEVMTGFADNRVDHNSKTKQYTEAEQQTKLRGEEIAHTISSLLEMDDRGFITEATVFATNPKV
- the holA gene encoding DNA polymerase III subunit delta, which produces MDEVKQIVSDIKNGNIKPVYFLMGEEPYYIDRISQFIDKNVLAEEEKGFNQMVLYGRDISIEDIVANAKRFPMMAERQVVIVKEAQELSRTIEKLADYVENPQPSTVLVMCYKYKKIDKRKKLYKVVAKNGVIFESKKLYENQVSDWIRRVLGGAKYTIDPKASQMLVEFLGTDLSKINNELEKLKLIIPSGTQITADQIEENIGISKEFNNFELRKAIGTRNGVKAHLIINYFAQNPKDNPLVVTISLLYSFFSQVLQYHGLTDKSQRNVASALKINPYFVKDYSEAARNYPMKKVSGIIAYLRDADVKSKGVGATNLPQGDILKELLVKIMR
- a CDS encoding type I restriction enzyme HsdR N-terminal domain-containing protein; this translates as MQKLNFPEYQFRFKNSENKVSIFDRIRKKFIILTPEEWVRQHTIHFLIEEKKYPESLINVEKLIQLNGLNKRYDIIIFNSDGSIFLIVECKSARIKITQEVFDQIARYNLALDSEYLMITNGLEHYYCQMNYTDQQYTFLKDIPDYK
- a CDS encoding glycosyltransferase family 2 protein, coding for MNIAVVILNWNGRSLLEQFLPSVIKNSKEATIYLADNASTDDSIAFVTTTFPEVKIIQNKVNGGYAKGYNDALSKVDADIFCLLNSDVEVTKDWLVPILKTFKSRTEVAAIQPKILDYKKKTHFEYAGAAGGYIDKLGYPYCRGRIFDTLEEDKGQYDDTTTIFWASGACVFIRKQVFEEVGKLDEDFFAHQEEIDLCWRIHSNGYTILYQGLSTIYHLGGATLDAMNPRKTFLNFRNSLYLLIKNVPGSKVWFLIFIRMILDGLAAIRFITQGKFSHFAAIFKAHISFYANFNTFNKKRKKLSKTGKYYSLFSVVWQYFILKRKHFDQL
- a CDS encoding OmpA/MotB family protein, which gives rise to MKKAMIIGASLAILLSSCVSQKKFSELEAKHKETEDLLNSATVKLNSCLEEKASSTSQLKVLQDQVSNLKNQNSALLNNVGNLATLSTKEAENLEKSLESIKEKDLQIRTMQDAITKKDSVTLALVTSLKGALGNLADEDIEINVEKGVVYVSISDKLLFKSGSYNVSARAREVLGKVAKVVNDKPDIEFLVEGHTDNVPIKNKVLLDNWDLSVKRATSVVRVLQNDFKVDPKRMTAAGRSYYIPVTDNNSAANKAKNRRTRIVVLPKLDQFYNMIEDGMKKASGK
- a CDS encoding NAD(P)/FAD-dependent oxidoreductase, with the protein product MNTDVIIVGKGIAGLVLSFLLKKKGIEHLVLDRKSKKRHFALAETLPPSSMPLLHALDLLKIFEKNAIRKTYGYHSMWGNTRISNNNFFSQLSYKNGLKINKKAVVDDLEQLCDENVMRYEKMLNMVISKEEVSVEVENNHQKQTITAKMIIDATGRNRAILKKLNIPIRLYDNLISFSCHLPKVEHPKLTYDVFVESFEDGWGIVSGLDEKTNVLSIFTNRENLVQLKLREYSDWQSVLSKTALLKDFLVEQSEVKIIGSDANSSIANYLSGENWMAVGDAALSFDPLSSHGIANAIYTVREASNAIESYILTGDRRGFVTYSKTLFSVFDSYYLVKSELYKAESRWKESSFWKKFFQQGEERGKDETHNFPRQNGTGIILN
- a CDS encoding LodA/GoxA family CTQ-dependent oxidase, translating into MSTRKLPKFRIYPSIGIARLGNGPATKDQVIFSPEVPWANLFDTDQHYLTKEGALKKQAQRFYVYECDDNGVPVKQIDASDYDIEWTVEVANKKPFWYDFNNSLDLSVLSKNQNLSPNFVKNKLAPGIGAKRRNLNVLNQSMRVEGGYDYRKELVNHPGKTKVNASDQREVIRGKFPSDNGGVSKLAASMNTSSKSVDLGTIEYDEGTLIFYGADGISASLNPSDLNNDFADNSNWYDDICDGRVTASIVSKKSGDTYHLDDVLSSAWVATAPPDYAPQIQPISTMFDLIAGASNESYAPELSLVFPIFYRLYRMQWVNLGDFLSPSFKETIDKLMADGKFKYLYKKEPKEEADAVRKQIFDLFRDPSYHYNNEPIIPSKDKTDVVNRGSGTDELKLPYYPGDAIDYPGSPAQWFAIPPMLYEQLENWKDGKFETSPDFDFQTIDEMGAFYQNQFLEAFKDESKKPLLMTRAVLETLYGGGFHPGVELTWPMRHNLIYAENSMIYQWITEGAFKYGFYGLREVRLNAATSKEQNDIFYNDFGFQMNSEDIRESMDPKNEKNWLWKLTPGDLTKWMGIPWQSDAGSCQAVFVEKQYPIPSWWAANLPVHVFPQESYQKLLDPNILEDTKRNIYANRLAWLHTADTGFVGYHAEGGYLNGLINMVYQWDKIGIVTGRKLDIDIEGLPKTVYVSYSGKEADKK